From a single Capsicum annuum cultivar UCD-10X-F1 chromosome 12, UCD10Xv1.1, whole genome shotgun sequence genomic region:
- the LOC107850950 gene encoding thioredoxin-related transmembrane protein 2 isoform X2 encodes MAKKSNGGWYVERDQENSYDRVRWLNLMISEPYYLFHLLVFFTYIPVRISAFQILSPARNSFLLKREIQVFVAYCVLTIVKIVRTESWESFIQDILLFAKIFLTAIALVLDYHLSLWYALAFLVIHIIAQQPPYEGLGSSNHLTPLQLESLLTEGNTSRFWLVEFRAFSTSACVCTSSFFPELSITYSNANLSFGTVDLGLFPNAAEKFGIPFGSLNQLPVYILFENATEVARFPEFDSEPYVFGPTITKKLLCGRFELDKRLLDYVNGK; translated from the exons ATGGCGAAGAAGAGCAATGGCGGATGGTATGTTGAACGAGATCAGGAAAACTCTTACGATCGAGTTAGATGGTTGAATTTGATGATTTCGGAGCCTTATTATCTGTTTCACTTGCTCGTTTTCTTCACATATATCCCCGTTCGTATCTCCGCTTTCCAAATTCTATCTCCGGCTCGCAATTCCTTCCTGCTTAAACGA GAGATTCAAGTGTTTGTTGCATACTGTGTCTTGACTATTGTGAAG ATTGTAAGGACAGAAAGCTGGGAATCATTCATTcaagatattttgttgtttgctAAG ATTTTCCTTACTGCCATCGCGTTAGTTTTGGATTATCACCTGTCTCTCTGGTATGCATTGGCATTTTTAG TTATACACATTATAGCTCAACAGCCTCCATATGAAGGACTAG GTTCTTCTAATCACTTGACACCATTGCAGTTGGAGAGCTTGCTTACTGAAGGGAATACATCACGATTTTGGCTG GTCGAATTTCGCGCTTTCTCCACATCGGCTTGCGTATGCACAAGTTCCTTTTTTCCAGAACTTTCAATAAC ATACTCAAATGCAAATTTATCATTCGGGACAGTTGATCTTGGACTCTTCCCTAATGCTGCAGAAAAATTTGGCATTCCTTTTG GAAGCTTGAACCAACTTCCAGTGTACATTCTGTTTGAGAATGCTACAGAGGTTGCACGCTTTCCAGAGTTTGATTCTGAGCCGTATGTTTTTGGTCCTACCATTACAAAG AAACTTCTTTGTGGGCGTTTTGAGCTTGACAAAAGACTTCTGGATTATGTAAATGGAAAATAG
- the LOC107850950 gene encoding thioredoxin-related transmembrane protein 2 isoform X1 — MAKKSNGGWYVERDQENSYDRVRWLNLMISEPYYLFHLLVFFTYIPVRISAFQILSPARNSFLLKREIQVFVAYCVLTIVKIVRTESWESFIQDILLFAKIFLTAIALVLDYHLSLWYALAFLVIHIIAQQPPYEGLGSSNHLTPLQLESLLTEGNTSRFWLVEFRAFSTSACVCTSSFFPELSITYSNANLSFGTVDLGLFPNAAEKFGIPFGSLNQLPVYILFENATEVARFPEFDSEPYVFGPTITKIQIFSSFNNDQLGNNSHYEPSNPSV, encoded by the exons ATGGCGAAGAAGAGCAATGGCGGATGGTATGTTGAACGAGATCAGGAAAACTCTTACGATCGAGTTAGATGGTTGAATTTGATGATTTCGGAGCCTTATTATCTGTTTCACTTGCTCGTTTTCTTCACATATATCCCCGTTCGTATCTCCGCTTTCCAAATTCTATCTCCGGCTCGCAATTCCTTCCTGCTTAAACGA GAGATTCAAGTGTTTGTTGCATACTGTGTCTTGACTATTGTGAAG ATTGTAAGGACAGAAAGCTGGGAATCATTCATTcaagatattttgttgtttgctAAG ATTTTCCTTACTGCCATCGCGTTAGTTTTGGATTATCACCTGTCTCTCTGGTATGCATTGGCATTTTTAG TTATACACATTATAGCTCAACAGCCTCCATATGAAGGACTAG GTTCTTCTAATCACTTGACACCATTGCAGTTGGAGAGCTTGCTTACTGAAGGGAATACATCACGATTTTGGCTG GTCGAATTTCGCGCTTTCTCCACATCGGCTTGCGTATGCACAAGTTCCTTTTTTCCAGAACTTTCAATAAC ATACTCAAATGCAAATTTATCATTCGGGACAGTTGATCTTGGACTCTTCCCTAATGCTGCAGAAAAATTTGGCATTCCTTTTG GAAGCTTGAACCAACTTCCAGTGTACATTCTGTTTGAGAATGCTACAGAGGTTGCACGCTTTCCAGAGTTTGATTCTGAGCCGTATGTTTTTGGTCCTACCATTACAAAG attCAGATTTTTTCATCCTTTAACAACGACCAGTTAGGGAATAATTCACATTACGAACCCTCAAATCCTTCTGTCTAA